The Vannielia litorea genome segment AGAACTTCGAGGCCCGGCTCACCGTTCTGGGCGGCAAGAAGCTCGACCGCTACGACATCGAGAACGAGACCGCCGCGGAGCTGGCCGTTCAGGCGATCAACAGCCGAGACCTCTCGGTGCAGTCGGTCGAGGCCAAGCCCAACACCCGCAACCCCTCGCCGCCCTTCATGACCTCCACGCTCCAACAGGAGGCCTCCCGCAAGTTCGGCATGGGCGCACGGGCCTGCATGGGCACGGCGCAACGGCTCTACGAGGCCGGGCACATCACCTACATGCGGACGGATGGCATAGACATGGCCCCCGAGGCCGTCGCCGCCGCCCGCGATGCCATCGGCGCGCGTTTCGGCAAAGAGTATGTGCCGGGCGAGCCGCGCATCTACAAGAACAAGGCCAAGAACGCGCAGGAAGCCCACGAATGTATCCGCCCCACGGATATGAGCGCGGACCCTGACAGCCTCAATCTCGAGGCCGACCAGCGCAAGCTCTACGACCTGATATGGAAGCGCACCCTCGCCTCCCAGATGGCCAGCGCGAAGTTCGAGCGCACCACGGTGACGGTCGGCTCCAAGGACGGGCAGGTCGAGCTGCGCGCCACCGGTCAGGTGGTGCTCTTCGACGGGTTCCTGAAGGTCTATGAAGAGGGCCGCGACGACGAGGTGGTCGATGACGACGACCGCCGCCTGCCGCAGGTCGCCGAGGGCGATGCCACCGCCAAGCAGTCGGTCACGCCCGAGCAGCATTTCACCCAGCCCCCGCCCCGCTACACCGAGGCCACGCTGGTCAAGCGGATGGAAGAGCTCGGCATCGGCCGCCCCTCCACCTACGCCTCGATCGTCACCACGATTCAGGACCGGGAGTATGTGACCAAGGACAAGGGCCGCCTCATCCCCGAGGACAAGGGCCGCTTGGTGACGGTGTTCCTCACCAACTATTTCCGCCGCTACGTGGGCTACGAGTTCACCGCCAAGCTTGAGGAAGAGCTCGACGAGATCTCGGCAGGCGATGCTCAGTGGACCTCGGTGCTCGCCAGTTTCTGGCGTGATTTCAAGGCCGCGATCGAAGAGACCTCCGAGCTGCGCATCACCGAGGTGCTCGAAAAGATCAACGAGGTGCTCGAGCCGCACCTCTTCCCGCCCCTGCCCGAGGGCGGCGACCCCCGCCTTTGCCCCAACTGCGGCAAGGGCCGGCTCTCCATGCGCACCGCCCGCTCCGGCGGGGCCTTCATCGGCTGCTCGAACTACCCCGAATGCCGCTACACCCGCCCCTTCGGCCCGCCCGATCCCGAGGCCGAGAAAAGCGCGATCCCGCCCGAGGGCAAGCTGCTGGGCGAGGACGGTGGAGACAAAATCTGGGTCATGAAGGGCCGCTTCGGCCCCTACGTCCAGCGCGGCGAGGTGACGGAAGACAACAAGAAGCCCCCGCGCCAGTCGGTCCCCAAGGAGTGGAAGCCTGAAGAGCTGGAGCTGGCCACCGCCGTCAAGCTGCTCTCCCTGCCCCGCCTGATCGGCACGCACCCCGAAGATGGCGTGAACGTCTGGGCCAACATCGGGCGCTATGGGCCATATCTGAAGCACGCCGAAAGCACCTCCGACCGGGGCGGCACCAACGCCAACCTCGAGGGCCTCGATGAGGTCTGGGAAGTAGGGATGAACCGCGCCGTCCAGCTCTTGGCCGAAAAGGTCGCCTCGCGCGGCGGTCGCGGCGCTGCCAAGACCCTGCGCGAGCTGGGCGAGCACCCCGAAGCGGGCGGCCCGGTGGCGATCATGGAGGGCAAGTACGGCCCCTACGTGAAGTGGGACAAGATCAACGCCACCCTCCCCAAGGGCTCCGAACCGGAGCAATTTACCATGGAAGCCGCCGTTGAGCTGATCGCCGAGAAGGCCGCCTCCAAGGGCAAGAAGCGCCCCGCCAAAAAGGCGGCGGCCAAGAAAACAACGGCCAAGAAGCCCGCCGCCAAGAAAGCCCCGGCGAAGAAGAAAGCCGCCAAAAAGTAACCCCTGCCACGGGATTACCGCAATCTCGCGCCTCTCCTGCCTGAAACGCTGATTAACCACGTTTTGCACAGCAGAAGAGGCGCCGGATGTTCCGCAAGATCTACGATTGCATCAACCCCATGGTGGTCATGCCAATCTGCGGGGTGGCCTACGGGCTGGTCCGTGCGGCCGGCGCCTATG includes the following:
- the topA gene encoding type I DNA topoisomerase: MPVVVVESPAKAKTINKYLGSDYTVLASYGHVRDLPPKDGSVDPEHEFEMKWEVASDSKKHVAAIANALKDDNALILATDPDREGEAISWHLKEALTKRKSIKKDTPVSRVTFNAITKDAVTKAMAEPRDIDMELVEAYLARRALDYLVGFNLSPVLWRKLPGARSAGRVQSVCLRLIVEREMEIEAFRAREYWSVKAMLTTPRGQNFEARLTVLGGKKLDRYDIENETAAELAVQAINSRDLSVQSVEAKPNTRNPSPPFMTSTLQQEASRKFGMGARACMGTAQRLYEAGHITYMRTDGIDMAPEAVAAARDAIGARFGKEYVPGEPRIYKNKAKNAQEAHECIRPTDMSADPDSLNLEADQRKLYDLIWKRTLASQMASAKFERTTVTVGSKDGQVELRATGQVVLFDGFLKVYEEGRDDEVVDDDDRRLPQVAEGDATAKQSVTPEQHFTQPPPRYTEATLVKRMEELGIGRPSTYASIVTTIQDREYVTKDKGRLIPEDKGRLVTVFLTNYFRRYVGYEFTAKLEEELDEISAGDAQWTSVLASFWRDFKAAIEETSELRITEVLEKINEVLEPHLFPPLPEGGDPRLCPNCGKGRLSMRTARSGGAFIGCSNYPECRYTRPFGPPDPEAEKSAIPPEGKLLGEDGGDKIWVMKGRFGPYVQRGEVTEDNKKPPRQSVPKEWKPEELELATAVKLLSLPRLIGTHPEDGVNVWANIGRYGPYLKHAESTSDRGGTNANLEGLDEVWEVGMNRAVQLLAEKVASRGGRGAAKTLRELGEHPEAGGPVAIMEGKYGPYVKWDKINATLPKGSEPEQFTMEAAVELIAEKAASKGKKRPAKKAAAKKTTAKKPAAKKAPAKKKAAKK